One segment of Cynocephalus volans isolate mCynVol1 chromosome 8, mCynVol1.pri, whole genome shotgun sequence DNA contains the following:
- the LOC134383146 gene encoding protein FAM163A, translating to MTAGTVVITGGILATVILLCIIAVLCYCRLQYYCCKKSEAEDADEEEEHDLTTHPRGPSCNACSSQALDSRGRLAPLSGEPRSQPCGVAASHCTTCSSYSSPFYIRTADMVPNGGGGERLSFAPTYYKEGGPPPLKLAVPQSYPVTWPGSGREAFTNPRAISTDV from the exons ATGACAGCGGGAACAGTTGTGATCACTGGCGGAATCCTAGCTACGGTGATCCTCCTCTGCATCATCGCAGTCCTGTGCTACTGTAGGCTCCAG taTTACTGCTGCAAGAAGAGCGAAGCTGAGGATGCAGACGAGGAGGAGGAGCACGACCTCACCACGCACCCCAGAGGCCCCAGCTGCAATGCCTGCAGCTCCCAAGCCCTGGACAGCAGAGGCAGACTGGCGCCTCTCAGCGGCGAGCCCCGTAGCCAGCCGTGCGGGGTGGCAGCAAGCCACTGTACCACCTGCTCCTCATACAGCTCCCCCTTCTACATACGGACGGCTGACATGGTGCCCAATGGGGGTGGGGGCGAGAGGCTCTCCTTTGCTCCTACATACTACAAAGAGGGGGGACCCCCACCCCTCAAATTGGCAGTGCCCCAGAGTTACCCGGTGACCTGGCCAGGCTCTGGGCGTGAGGCCTTCACCAATCCAAGGGCTATTAGTACAGACGTGTAA